A region from the Catellatospora sp. TT07R-123 genome encodes:
- a CDS encoding transglycosylase SLT domain-containing protein translates to MSTPRTRSTRHRLTQHRGPRRFAVHSRKIAAGVLCAALLGFGAWRLTAADEPAAVDLAARDAAAQQYSRDFERSPAPTPSAEPTPTATPSLPPRVPQTAPAATLAASAKPKPNPKPTATHGTPKPAAPKPPAVATPTSCKAYSGNQLTACKLLPTFGFAYSQMPPLVKLWTHESGWNARAENKGSGAYGIPQALPGSKMAKFGGDWKTNPATQIKWGLDYIKNRYKTPAGAWSHFQNNSWY, encoded by the coding sequence GTGTCGACACCCCGTACGCGCAGCACCCGCCATCGCCTCACCCAGCACCGCGGCCCCCGGCGGTTCGCGGTCCACTCGCGAAAGATCGCCGCCGGCGTGCTCTGCGCCGCGCTGCTCGGCTTCGGTGCCTGGCGGCTGACCGCGGCCGACGAGCCCGCCGCAGTGGACCTCGCCGCGCGTGACGCCGCCGCGCAGCAGTACAGCCGCGACTTCGAGCGCAGCCCCGCCCCGACCCCGTCGGCCGAGCCGACGCCGACCGCGACGCCGTCGCTGCCGCCGCGCGTGCCGCAGACCGCCCCGGCGGCCACCCTCGCCGCCTCGGCGAAGCCGAAGCCGAACCCGAAGCCGACCGCGACGCACGGCACCCCGAAGCCCGCCGCGCCGAAGCCGCCGGCGGTGGCCACGCCGACGTCGTGCAAGGCCTACAGCGGGAACCAGCTGACCGCGTGCAAGCTGCTGCCGACCTTCGGGTTCGCGTACAGCCAGATGCCGCCGCTGGTGAAGCTGTGGACGCACGAGAGCGGCTGGAACGCGCGGGCCGAGAACAAGGGCTCCGGCGCGTACGGCATCCCGCAGGCGCTGCCCGGCAGCAAGATGGCCAAGTTCGGCGGCGACTGGAAGACCAATCCGGCCACTCAGATCAAGTGGGGCCTGGACTACATCAAGAACCGCTACAAGACGCCCGCGGGCGCCTGGAGCCACTTCCAGAACAACAGCTGGTACTGA
- a CDS encoding GtrA family protein: MMWDRFLPARLRRLGPEALKFAVVGGANTVINFLVLNALVLTIFPGGELKANVVATIVAMVTSYLMNRHWTYKDRSKDGATREFIMFAIFNAAGLVIELAVMGATKYALGLTSLFALNVAKFFGLGLGTIFRFFTYRTFVFAPSNTVAVGADGADIDLGPAHLHVADVEELLDAEAAATTAAGVPVPAQVHRDDFARLTAPLEAEFAAEAEQLAALDAELSDAKLSDELTRAKRRPER, encoded by the coding sequence ATGATGTGGGACCGCTTCCTGCCGGCCCGACTGCGCCGGCTCGGCCCGGAGGCCCTCAAGTTCGCCGTCGTGGGCGGTGCCAATACGGTGATCAACTTCCTGGTGCTCAACGCACTGGTGCTCACGATCTTCCCCGGCGGCGAGCTCAAGGCCAACGTCGTCGCCACCATCGTGGCGATGGTGACGTCGTACCTGATGAACCGGCACTGGACCTACAAGGACCGGTCGAAGGACGGGGCGACCCGCGAGTTCATCATGTTCGCGATCTTCAACGCGGCCGGCCTGGTCATCGAGCTGGCCGTCATGGGCGCCACCAAGTACGCGCTGGGCCTGACCAGCCTCTTCGCCCTGAACGTGGCCAAGTTCTTCGGCCTGGGCCTGGGCACGATCTTCCGCTTCTTCACGTACCGCACGTTCGTGTTCGCGCCGAGCAACACCGTGGCGGTCGGGGCCGACGGCGCCGACATCGACCTCGGCCCGGCCCACCTGCACGTCGCCGACGTCGAGGAGCTGCTCGACGCCGAGGCCGCCGCCACCACCGCGGCCGGCGTGCCGGTGCCCGCGCAGGTGCACCGCGACGACTTCGCCCGGCTCACCGCCCCGCTGGAGGCCGAGTTCGCGGCCGAGGCGGAGCAGCTGGCCGCCCTGGACGCCGAGCTCAGCGACGCCAAGCTCTCCGACGAGCTGACGCGGGCCAAGCGGCGCCCAGAGCGGTAA
- a CDS encoding acyl-CoA carboxylase subunit beta — protein sequence MPKDSSQVSRTTAGKLADFDRRVEEAVHAGSARAVEKQHARGKKTARERIGLLLDEGSFVELDELARHRSINFGQERNRPYGDGVVTGYGTVDGRPVCVFAQDFTVFGGSLGEVFGQKIVKVMDLAMKTGCPVIGINDSGGARIQEGVVSLGLYGEIFFRNVRASGVIPQISLVMGPCAGGAVYSPAVTDFTVMVDQTSHMFITGPDVIKTVTGEDVGMEELGGARTHNTKSGNAHYLATDEADAIEYVKALLSYLPSNNLDQAPAYPAAADLDPSDTDAVLDTLIPDSANQPYDMHAVLESIVDDGEFLEVQPLYAQNIITGFGRVEGRPVGVVANQPMHLAGCLDIDASEKAARFVRTCDAFNIPVLTFVDVPGFLPGTSQEWDGIIRRGAKLIYAYAEATVPKITVITRKAYGGAYDVMGSKHLGADLNFAWPTAQIAVMGAQGAVNILYRAELAAADDPVARRTELIDEYEDTLCNPYVAAERGYVDAVIRPSATRAHIVRGLRTLATKRETLPPKKHGNIPL from the coding sequence GTGCCGAAGGACAGCAGCCAGGTGAGCCGGACGACGGCGGGCAAGCTCGCCGACTTCGACCGGCGGGTCGAGGAGGCCGTGCACGCGGGCTCGGCGCGGGCGGTGGAGAAGCAGCACGCCCGGGGCAAGAAGACGGCACGCGAGCGGATCGGGCTGCTGCTCGACGAGGGCTCGTTCGTGGAGCTGGACGAGCTGGCCCGGCACCGCTCCATCAACTTCGGGCAGGAGCGCAACCGGCCCTACGGCGACGGCGTGGTCACCGGCTACGGCACGGTCGACGGCCGCCCGGTGTGCGTGTTCGCGCAGGACTTCACGGTGTTCGGCGGCTCGCTGGGCGAGGTCTTCGGCCAGAAGATCGTCAAGGTGATGGATCTGGCGATGAAGACCGGCTGCCCGGTCATCGGCATCAACGACTCCGGCGGCGCCCGCATCCAGGAGGGCGTGGTCTCGCTCGGCCTGTACGGCGAGATCTTCTTCCGCAACGTGCGCGCCTCCGGCGTGATCCCGCAGATCTCGCTGGTCATGGGCCCGTGCGCGGGCGGCGCGGTCTACTCCCCCGCCGTCACCGACTTCACCGTGATGGTCGACCAGACCTCGCACATGTTCATCACCGGCCCGGACGTGATCAAGACCGTCACCGGCGAGGACGTGGGCATGGAGGAGCTGGGCGGCGCGCGCACCCACAACACGAAGAGCGGCAACGCGCACTACCTGGCCACCGACGAGGCCGACGCGATCGAGTACGTCAAGGCGCTGCTGTCGTACCTGCCGAGCAACAACCTGGACCAGGCGCCCGCCTACCCGGCCGCCGCCGACCTGGACCCGTCCGACACCGACGCCGTCCTGGACACGCTGATCCCCGACTCGGCCAACCAGCCCTACGACATGCACGCCGTGCTGGAGTCGATCGTCGACGACGGCGAGTTCCTGGAAGTCCAGCCGCTGTACGCGCAGAACATCATCACCGGCTTCGGCCGGGTCGAGGGCAGGCCGGTCGGCGTCGTCGCCAACCAGCCGATGCACCTCGCGGGCTGCCTGGACATCGACGCCTCGGAGAAGGCGGCCCGGTTCGTGCGCACCTGCGACGCGTTCAACATCCCGGTGCTGACCTTCGTGGACGTGCCCGGCTTCCTGCCCGGCACCAGCCAGGAGTGGGACGGCATCATCCGCCGGGGCGCCAAGCTCATCTACGCGTACGCCGAGGCCACCGTCCCGAAGATCACGGTGATCACGCGCAAGGCGTACGGCGGCGCGTACGACGTCATGGGATCCAAGCACCTGGGCGCCGACCTCAACTTCGCCTGGCCGACCGCGCAGATCGCGGTGATGGGCGCGCAGGGCGCGGTGAACATCCTCTATCGTGCGGAGCTGGCCGCCGCCGACGACCCGGTGGCCCGCCGCACCGAGCTCATCGACGAGTACGAGGACACCCTGTGCAACCCGTACGTCGCCGCCGAGCGCGGCTACGTCGACGCGGTGATCCGACCGTCGGCCACCAGGGCGCACATCGTGCGCGGCCTGCGCACCCTGGCGACCAAGCGGGAGACGCTGCCGCCGAAGAAGCACGGCAACATCCCCCTGTAA
- a CDS encoding isoprenyl transferase, with product MKLRDLVYSVYERRLTSLLAGKPRPRHVGVMCDGNRRWARDMGYVDPNDGHRVGAARIKELLRWCDEADIAHVTLYLLATDNLRRPAAELDPLLQIIVDLVTELAEDGNPWQLRMVGALDLLPAETAAALKAAENRTGGREGGAFVNIAVGYTGRREIADAVRSLLQEHAKAGATIEEVAELIDVEHIAEHLYTRGQPDPDLIIRTSGEQRLSGFLLWQSAHSEFYFCELNWPDFRHVDFLRALRAYAGRQRRFGT from the coding sequence ATGAAACTCCGCGATCTGGTCTACTCGGTGTACGAGCGCCGCCTGACGTCCCTGCTGGCGGGCAAGCCCCGGCCCCGCCACGTCGGCGTCATGTGCGACGGCAACCGGCGCTGGGCGCGCGACATGGGCTACGTCGACCCCAACGACGGCCACCGCGTCGGCGCAGCCCGGATCAAGGAGCTGCTGCGCTGGTGCGACGAGGCCGACATCGCGCACGTCACGCTGTACCTGTTGGCCACCGACAACCTGCGCCGCCCCGCCGCCGAGCTGGACCCGCTGCTGCAGATCATCGTGGACCTGGTCACCGAGCTGGCCGAGGACGGCAACCCCTGGCAGCTGCGGATGGTCGGCGCGCTGGACCTGCTGCCCGCCGAGACCGCCGCGGCGCTCAAGGCCGCCGAGAACCGCACCGGCGGCCGCGAGGGCGGGGCGTTCGTCAACATCGCGGTCGGCTACACCGGGCGCCGGGAGATCGCCGACGCGGTGCGCTCGCTGCTCCAGGAGCACGCCAAGGCGGGTGCCACCATCGAAGAGGTGGCCGAGCTGATCGACGTCGAGCACATCGCCGAGCACCTCTACACGCGGGGCCAGCCCGACCCCGACCTGATCATCCGGACCAGCGGCGAGCAGCGGCTGTCCGGCTTCCTGCTCTGGCAGTCGGCGCACTCGGAGTTCTACTTCTGCGAGCTCAACTGGCCCGACTTCCGCCACGTCGACTTCCTGCGCGCCCTGCGGGCGTACGCGGGCCGCCAGCGCCGCTTCGGCACCTGA
- a CDS encoding phosphoenolpyruvate carboxykinase (GTP) has translation MTAPAVIAGLDQHPTEHAKLIAWVRQVAELTTPDRVVWVDGSEAEWTRLTGELVAAGSLLQLDPVKRPNSFWARTDPSDVARVEERTFICSVDSADAGPTNNWMAPAEMKQLMTELYRGCMRGRTMYVIPFCMGPLNAENPMFGVEITDSAYVVASMRIMTRMGSRVLEAMGSEAEFVPALHSVGAPLEPGQADVPWPCSPTKYISHFPETREIWSFGSGYGGNSLLGKKCYSLRIASVMGRDEGWLAEHMLILKLTNPAGKVHYIAAAFPSACGKTNLAMLEPTIPGWKVETLGDDIAWMRFGEDGRLYAVNPEYGLFGVAPGTDWKTNPNAMRTLASGNSLFTNVARTDDGDIWWEGMGEPPAHLTDWHGHDWTPDSDQVSSHPNSRFCTPITQCPILAPEYDDPNGVPISAILFGGRRKTTIPLVSQARDWVHGVFQGATLSSETTAAAVGQVGVVRRDPMAMLPFIGYHAGDYFRHWIAMGKGADGNADKLPGIFYVNWFRRGDDGRFLWPGFGENSRVLKWVVDRLEGEAGGVETPVGFVPRAQDLDLTGLGLPAADVELALEVRADEWRQEIPQITEWFEKFGDKLPGVLWAELDALKARLGVADA, from the coding sequence ATGACCGCGCCGGCAGTCATCGCAGGGCTTGACCAGCACCCGACCGAGCACGCGAAGCTCATCGCCTGGGTGCGCCAGGTCGCCGAGCTCACCACCCCCGACCGCGTCGTGTGGGTCGACGGTTCCGAAGCCGAGTGGACGCGGCTGACCGGCGAGCTCGTCGCCGCGGGCAGCCTGCTCCAGCTCGACCCGGTGAAGCGGCCGAACTCCTTCTGGGCCCGCACCGACCCGTCCGACGTCGCGCGGGTCGAGGAGCGCACGTTCATCTGCTCGGTGGACTCCGCCGACGCCGGCCCGACCAACAACTGGATGGCCCCCGCCGAGATGAAGCAGCTCATGACCGAGCTGTACCGCGGCTGCATGCGCGGGCGGACCATGTACGTGATCCCGTTCTGCATGGGCCCGCTCAACGCGGAGAACCCGATGTTCGGCGTCGAGATCACCGACTCGGCGTACGTGGTGGCCAGCATGCGGATCATGACCCGGATGGGCAGCCGGGTGCTGGAGGCCATGGGCTCCGAGGCCGAGTTCGTGCCGGCGCTGCACTCGGTCGGCGCCCCGCTGGAGCCGGGCCAGGCCGACGTGCCGTGGCCGTGCTCGCCCACCAAGTACATCTCGCACTTCCCGGAGACCCGCGAGATCTGGTCGTTCGGGTCGGGCTACGGCGGCAACTCGCTGCTGGGCAAGAAGTGCTACAGCCTGCGCATCGCCAGCGTGATGGGCCGCGACGAGGGCTGGCTGGCCGAGCACATGCTCATCCTCAAGCTCACCAACCCCGCCGGGAAGGTCCACTACATCGCGGCGGCGTTCCCGTCGGCGTGCGGCAAGACCAACCTCGCCATGCTGGAGCCGACCATCCCGGGCTGGAAGGTCGAGACCCTCGGCGACGACATCGCCTGGATGCGCTTCGGCGAGGACGGCCGCCTCTACGCGGTCAACCCCGAGTACGGCCTGTTCGGCGTCGCGCCCGGCACCGACTGGAAGACCAACCCCAACGCGATGCGCACGCTCGCCTCGGGCAACTCGCTGTTCACCAACGTCGCCCGCACCGACGACGGCGACATCTGGTGGGAGGGCATGGGCGAGCCCCCGGCCCACCTCACCGACTGGCACGGCCACGACTGGACCCCGGACTCCGACCAGGTGTCCAGCCACCCGAACTCGCGGTTCTGCACTCCGATCACCCAGTGCCCGATCCTCGCGCCCGAGTACGACGACCCGAACGGCGTCCCGATCTCGGCGATCCTGTTCGGCGGCCGCCGCAAGACCACCATCCCGCTGGTGAGCCAGGCCCGCGACTGGGTGCACGGCGTCTTCCAGGGCGCGACGCTGTCCAGCGAGACCACCGCCGCCGCGGTCGGCCAGGTCGGCGTGGTCCGGCGCGACCCGATGGCGATGCTGCCGTTCATCGGCTACCACGCCGGCGACTACTTCCGGCACTGGATCGCGATGGGCAAGGGCGCCGACGGCAACGCCGACAAGCTGCCCGGCATCTTCTACGTCAACTGGTTCCGCCGCGGCGACGACGGCCGGTTCCTGTGGCCCGGGTTCGGCGAGAACTCGCGCGTGCTCAAGTGGGTCGTGGACCGGCTGGAGGGCGAGGCGGGCGGGGTCGAGACCCCGGTCGGCTTCGTGCCGCGCGCGCAGGACCTGGACCTGACCGGCCTGGGCCTGCCCGCCGCCGACGTCGAGCTGGCCCTGGAGGTCCGCGCCGACGAGTGGCGCCAGGAGATCCCGCAGATCACCGAGTGGTTCGAGAAGTTCGGCGACAAGCTGCCCGGCGTCCTCTGGGCGGAGCTGGACGCGCTCAAGGCGCGCCTGGGCGTCGCCGACGCGTAG
- a CDS encoding GtrA family protein codes for MTPEPAAGLLPRLLDRFRHLLRELGKFGVVGGLAFLLDFAVFNLLLSTGWLAATLVSTTVAATAAFLGNRYWTWRHRESASLAREYGLYFFFNAVGLGISLAVLWFSHDVLGGAWPEVFQTRLADNVSKMLVGNAIATVFRFWAYRRFVFTGPQVEAAQPAPAQASAR; via the coding sequence GTGACCCCTGAACCAGCCGCCGGCCTGCTCCCCCGCCTCCTCGACCGCTTCCGCCACCTGCTGCGGGAGCTGGGCAAGTTCGGCGTCGTCGGCGGTCTCGCCTTCCTCCTCGACTTCGCGGTGTTCAACCTGCTGCTGTCGACCGGCTGGCTGGCCGCGACCCTCGTCTCGACGACGGTCGCGGCCACCGCCGCGTTCCTGGGCAACCGGTACTGGACCTGGCGCCACCGCGAGAGCGCCAGCCTCGCCCGGGAGTACGGCCTCTACTTCTTCTTCAACGCGGTCGGCCTCGGCATCAGCCTGGCGGTGCTGTGGTTCAGCCACGACGTGCTCGGCGGCGCCTGGCCGGAGGTCTTCCAGACCCGCCTGGCCGACAACGTGTCGAAGATGCTCGTCGGCAACGCGATCGCGACCGTGTTCCGCTTCTGGGCGTACCGGCGGTTCGTGTTCACCGGGCCGCAGGTGGAGGCGGCCCAGCCCGCCCCCGCGCAGGCTTCCGCAAGGTGA
- a CDS encoding biotin--[acetyl-CoA-carboxylase] ligase: MTADRSPLNGSHLHAEIQPFWRPEIVAETGSTNTDVSAAAREGAAEGLVLLAESQTAGRGRLNRSWQSPPNAGLALSVLLRPTVDVSRWGWLPLLAGVALAEAVRAVTWLEPQLKWPNDLLLNGRKCAGLLAEVPEAGAVVIGIGLNVTLGADELPVTPSGLPATSLLLEQAHSVDRTQLAGELLGRLYERYRQWQDAKGDPERGGVREAYVRLCGSVGREVSVSMPDGSSLTGTATTVDTDGRLVVAATDGTLRHIAAGDVVHLR; the protein is encoded by the coding sequence GTGACCGCCGACCGTTCGCCGCTCAACGGCTCCCACCTGCACGCCGAGATCCAGCCGTTCTGGCGGCCGGAGATCGTCGCCGAGACCGGCTCCACCAACACCGACGTGTCGGCGGCGGCCCGCGAGGGCGCGGCCGAAGGGCTGGTGCTGCTCGCCGAGTCGCAGACCGCGGGCCGGGGCCGGCTCAACCGCAGCTGGCAGTCGCCGCCGAACGCCGGGCTGGCGCTGAGCGTGCTGCTGCGCCCGACCGTCGACGTGTCCCGCTGGGGCTGGCTGCCGCTGCTGGCCGGGGTCGCCCTGGCCGAGGCCGTACGCGCGGTGACCTGGCTGGAACCGCAGCTCAAGTGGCCCAACGACCTGCTGCTCAACGGGCGCAAGTGCGCGGGGCTGCTGGCCGAGGTGCCGGAGGCCGGGGCGGTCGTGATCGGGATCGGGCTCAACGTCACGCTGGGCGCCGACGAGCTGCCCGTCACGCCGTCCGGCCTGCCCGCGACCTCGCTGCTGCTGGAGCAGGCGCACTCGGTCGACCGGACGCAGCTCGCGGGCGAGCTGCTGGGGCGGCTGTATGAGCGGTACCGGCAGTGGCAGGACGCGAAGGGCGACCCGGAGCGCGGCGGGGTGCGCGAGGCGTATGTGCGGCTGTGCGGCTCGGTCGGGCGGGAGGTGTCGGTGTCGATGCCGGACGGGTCGAGCCTGACCGGCACCGCGACCACCGTGGACACCGACGGGCGCCTGGTCGTGGCCGCTACCGACGGCACCCTGCGCCACATCGCGGCGGGCGACGTCGTCCACCTGCGCTGA
- a CDS encoding Rrf2 family transcriptional regulator, with protein sequence MQISARGDYAVRATLELANAYPNTISAQALADAQGLPRKFLEAVLADLRRSGVIHAVRGADGGYCLSMAPSEITIGMVLRAVDGPLAGVRGHRPEQTSYTGTALHLPLVWVAVRSAVRSVVDEVTLAQAVSGQLPDAVRDLTTVPDAWQPR encoded by the coding sequence GTGCAGATCTCGGCGCGAGGCGACTACGCGGTCAGGGCGACCCTTGAACTGGCCAACGCGTACCCCAACACCATCTCGGCGCAGGCCCTCGCCGACGCCCAGGGGCTGCCCCGCAAGTTCCTGGAGGCGGTCCTGGCCGACCTGCGCCGCAGCGGCGTGATCCACGCCGTGCGCGGCGCCGACGGCGGCTACTGCCTGAGCATGGCGCCCTCGGAGATCACCATCGGCATGGTGCTGCGCGCCGTCGACGGCCCGCTCGCGGGCGTACGCGGCCACCGCCCCGAGCAGACCAGCTACACCGGAACCGCCCTGCACCTGCCCCTGGTCTGGGTCGCGGTGCGCTCCGCCGTCCGCAGCGTGGTGGACGAGGTGACGCTCGCGCAGGCCGTCAGCGGCCAGCTGCCCGATGCCGTCCGAGATCTGACCACGGTCCCCGATGCCTGGCAGCCGCGCTGA
- a CDS encoding PH domain-containing protein, with product MAFPEDVLTDGEHVVLDLHPHWKAMIRPVAVLVLALAAVITGLVLLDNEVLIYIIAGLAVVAVAWLSFWPWLVWRTTHYVLTNERVLLQTGVFSRDRRDIPLSRVNDHSMNQRFIERMLGCGTLTIESAGERGQSILTDIPHVEKVQTTLYELVEADRDHHSYNDDERPKYIPPAQETRAEENQK from the coding sequence ATGGCGTTCCCCGAGGACGTGCTGACCGACGGCGAACACGTGGTGCTCGACCTGCACCCGCACTGGAAGGCCATGATCCGGCCGGTCGCGGTGCTGGTGCTGGCGCTGGCGGCGGTGATCACCGGGCTGGTCCTGCTGGACAACGAGGTGCTGATCTACATCATCGCGGGCCTGGCCGTGGTGGCGGTGGCGTGGCTGTCGTTCTGGCCGTGGCTGGTCTGGCGCACCACGCACTACGTGCTCACCAACGAGCGGGTGCTGCTGCAGACCGGTGTGTTCTCCCGTGACCGCCGGGACATCCCGCTGTCGCGCGTCAACGACCACTCCATGAACCAGCGGTTCATCGAGCGGATGCTGGGCTGCGGCACGCTGACCATCGAGTCGGCGGGCGAGCGGGGACAGTCGATCCTGACCGACATCCCGCACGTGGAGAAGGTCCAGACCACGCTGTACGAGCTGGTCGAGGCCGACCGGGACCACCACTCGTACAACGACGACGAGCGGCCGAAGTACATCCCGCCGGCGCAGGAGACCCGCGCCGAGGAGAACCAGAAGTAG
- a CDS encoding sigma-70 family RNA polymerase sigma factor, producing the protein MTTAYDPALDRLDPHSDHHLISLVRGGDTGAYGLLYRRHYDSARRLARVLHHDAAEADDLIAEAFAKVLAVLRGGGGPDSAFRAYLLTTMRHARYDRARREHRVELTDDLTRYETAQPVDDPTISRLETSYAARAFARLPERWRAVLWHTEVEGETPAQIAPLLGLTPNGVAALAYRARERLRQMYLQEHIATTGNPRCHWTGAHLAGYVRAALARRDRTKVEEHLTGCAECRRLHRELTEENSGLRGVLAPVLLGAAAAGYLASAARPGRIPVNLRGRVAAAVQDRARTLRARGAVAVSTRVAAWWWLAGAPRRLTARFGLANVAAGAGVAVAALAGVLVFALMTASPVTVRRPQAIPVPAPAGPAPTGILPSAAPTGPATDVPSAAASSRPPRPSPTGAASPPGATEPVAPAPAVPAAQTDPAAADLAAGGRGTLPIPVRAPGTPEQTAARTGGPVAAVPVVLAADPVRLEVTLPVGVHLIAADAGDGWRCETTVGGAACARAALRPGQLSTASLPVEVDKEVSGFQPVATMVDFGGRRRAAAFRVPVAPRGMHAGYAASGRVDVSLAGNTLLSCSPRPQCFQSDDNNLLSMLPLLPGPAEPQAPDGLFDRGGPKGPDGRIGELAGPKAAAGARLILPKGAKVRWAGLVVATSSDVFPQTVALHGPSGRWHPVEVRFGHGASGPSLTQGFADVTDLVRGGGDWWLAAPADRLPQGSGQYAGWTLTVVYAHDRAPHAEAAVYLGPRAGHGDDDATVALGPGGQVKIGLALWDGDLGMDGDSLYIGDAQVGVAGNLAGGRNTSAAALACRPDPARCTWRTPGVDVLWLGAPAAPGSTARLRTGGDPLEVGVLAVVTGSAQLGDRDADGR; encoded by the coding sequence GTGACCACTGCGTATGACCCTGCCCTGGATCGGCTCGATCCACACAGCGACCACCACCTGATCTCCCTGGTACGAGGGGGTGACACCGGCGCCTACGGGCTGCTCTACCGGCGCCACTACGACAGCGCCAGGCGGCTGGCCCGGGTGCTCCACCACGACGCCGCCGAGGCCGACGACCTCATCGCCGAGGCGTTCGCCAAGGTGCTCGCGGTGCTGCGCGGCGGCGGCGGCCCGGACAGCGCGTTCCGGGCCTACCTGCTGACGACCATGCGGCACGCCCGCTACGACCGGGCCCGCCGCGAGCACCGCGTCGAGCTCACCGACGACCTCACCCGGTACGAGACCGCGCAGCCGGTCGACGACCCGACCATCTCCCGTCTGGAGACCTCGTACGCCGCACGCGCCTTCGCCCGGCTGCCCGAGCGGTGGCGGGCCGTGCTGTGGCACACCGAGGTCGAGGGCGAGACCCCGGCCCAGATCGCCCCGCTGCTCGGGCTCACCCCCAACGGCGTGGCCGCGCTGGCGTACCGGGCCCGGGAACGGCTGCGCCAGATGTACCTGCAGGAGCACATCGCCACCACGGGCAACCCGCGCTGCCACTGGACCGGCGCGCACCTGGCCGGATACGTGCGGGCCGCGCTGGCCCGCCGCGACCGGACCAAGGTCGAGGAGCACCTGACCGGCTGCGCCGAGTGCCGCCGGCTGCACCGCGAGCTGACAGAGGAGAACAGCGGCCTCCGGGGGGTGTTAGCGCCCGTGCTGCTCGGCGCCGCGGCGGCGGGCTACCTGGCGAGCGCCGCCCGACCCGGCCGTATCCCCGTGAATCTGCGCGGGCGGGTCGCCGCCGCGGTGCAGGACCGGGCGCGCACGCTGCGCGCCCGGGGTGCCGTCGCGGTGTCCACGCGGGTCGCCGCCTGGTGGTGGCTGGCCGGGGCGCCCCGGCGGCTGACGGCCCGGTTCGGGCTGGCCAACGTGGCCGCCGGCGCGGGGGTGGCGGTCGCGGCGCTGGCCGGGGTGCTGGTGTTCGCGCTGATGACCGCGTCGCCGGTGACGGTGCGGCGGCCTCAGGCCATACCGGTGCCCGCGCCTGCCGGACCCGCGCCCACCGGCATCCTGCCCTCGGCCGCGCCCACCGGCCCGGCGACGGACGTGCCGTCGGCGGCCGCGAGCAGCCGCCCGCCGCGGCCGTCGCCGACCGGCGCGGCGTCGCCACCGGGCGCGACCGAGCCGGTCGCCCCCGCCCCGGCGGTCCCGGCGGCGCAGACCGATCCGGCAGCCGCCGACCTGGCCGCGGGCGGCCGGGGCACGCTGCCGATCCCGGTGCGGGCCCCGGGCACGCCCGAGCAGACCGCGGCCCGGACGGGTGGGCCGGTCGCGGCCGTGCCGGTGGTCCTGGCCGCCGATCCGGTACGGCTGGAGGTCACCCTCCCGGTCGGCGTGCACCTGATCGCCGCCGACGCCGGCGACGGCTGGCGCTGCGAGACCACCGTCGGCGGGGCCGCCTGCGCCAGGGCCGCGCTGCGCCCCGGCCAGCTGTCGACGGCGAGCCTGCCGGTCGAGGTGGACAAGGAGGTCAGCGGATTCCAGCCGGTCGCGACCATGGTCGACTTCGGCGGCAGGCGGCGCGCCGCCGCGTTCCGGGTGCCCGTCGCCCCCCGCGGCATGCACGCCGGGTACGCCGCCAGCGGCCGGGTCGACGTGTCGCTGGCCGGCAACACCCTGCTGTCCTGCTCGCCGCGCCCGCAGTGCTTCCAGTCCGACGACAACAACCTGCTGTCCATGCTGCCGCTGCTGCCCGGCCCGGCCGAGCCGCAGGCACCGGACGGCCTGTTCGACAGGGGCGGCCCGAAGGGCCCCGACGGCCGCATCGGCGAGCTCGCCGGCCCGAAGGCCGCCGCCGGAGCGCGGCTGATCCTGCCCAAGGGGGCGAAGGTGCGCTGGGCGGGCCTGGTCGTGGCCACCTCGTCGGACGTGTTCCCGCAGACCGTCGCGCTGCACGGGCCGAGCGGGCGCTGGCACCCGGTCGAGGTGCGGTTCGGGCACGGCGCGTCCGGTCCGTCGCTCACCCAGGGCTTCGCCGACGTGACCGACCTGGTCCGCGGCGGCGGCGACTGGTGGCTGGCGGCCCCCGCCGACCGGCTGCCCCAGGGCAGCGGCCAGTACGCGGGCTGGACCCTGACCGTGGTGTACGCCCACGACCGCGCCCCGCACGCCGAGGCCGCCGTCTACCTCGGCCCGCGCGCCGGGCACGGCGACGACGACGCGACCGTCGCGCTGGGCCCCGGCGGCCAGGTCAAGATCGGCCTGGCCCTGTGGGACGGCGACCTCGGCATGGACGGCGACTCGCTGTACATCGGGGACGCCCAGGTGGGGGTCGCGGGCAACCTCGCGGGCGGGCGCAACACCAGCGCCGCCGCGCTGGCCTGCCGGCCCGACCCGGCCCGGTGCACCTGGCGCACCCCCGGCGTGGACGTGCTGTGGCTGGGCGCCCCGGCCGCGCCCGGCAGCACCGCCCGCCTGCGTACGGGCGGCGACCCGCTGGAGGTGGGGGTGCTCGCGGTCGTCACCGGCTCCGCGCAGCTCGGCGACCGCGACGCCGACGGCCGGTAA